AAGAAATGGTTTATGATCCCACAACCTGGCTGGGTCCTCTGGAAAGGGGATCATTGCTCCATCAAATTTATGAAAAATTTTATCAAGTACTACTTGGTAATTCCAAGGGAAAGAAAATAGCGCCTTCCTTTTCTCAACACTGGTCTTTGTTGGAAGAAATTATTGAGGAAAGTCTGGCAGAAAAAAGAAGATATTTAGCCCCACCAGGAGAATTGATTTATGAGGCAGAAAAGAAAGAGATAGTAGAGTCCTGTCAGGTCTTCCTCGCTGAAGAGGAAGAAAATTATAAAGGGCAATTCCCCCAATACTTTGAACTTGCTTTCGGTACCAGGGATAGTCAACACGAAATTTTAGGAAAGGTTAAAGCGATTGAATTAAACCTTCCTGATGGAGGTAGAATCAGTCTTCAGGGAAAGATTGACCGGGTAGACCTGCTTCCTGATGGTACTTTCCGGATAATTGATTACAAGACAGGTGTTTCTAAGGATTATAGGAGAAGAAATCCTTTCCGCCATGGTCAACAGATTCAGCATGCCTTATATGCTATTGCTCTGGAAAAAATATTAGCCAAGAAGGAAAGGAATGGTCAACTAAAAGTTAGTGAATCTGGCTATTATTTTCCTACTATGGCCGGTCAGGGAAACCTTGTTTTATATAAGCAAGATAACAGAGAGCAGGTCTTAGAAATAATACAAATTTTGCTGAATATAGTAGCAAGGGGAAATTTTGCCATGATTCAAAATCCAGATGAGTTAATGTGTCTTGATTATAAAGACATCCTAGAGCAAAATGAAGTAATTATACTAAAAGGGGAAAAAGGTGGAAAGTATCATAATGAACCAGCTCTGGAGGAGATAAGGAGGTTGCAGCAATTTGAATAGGGAACAGAAGATGATTCTTCATGACCAGGAAGCTAGAAATCAAATCTTTAATGATTTTAATCATAATTTTCTGGTTGAAGCCAGTGCTGGTTCAGGTAAAACATCCTGTCTGGTAAAAAGGATGGCAGCATTGGTTAAGGCTGGAAGATATTCTGTGGAACAGATTGCCGCTATCACCTTTACTCGTAAGGCTGCTTTTGAGCTGAAAGAACGATTTCAACAAGAAATAGAGCGAGAACTTCAGAAAATAAATTCTCCAGCACAGAAGAGCTTGCTTTTTAAGGCACTAATTAATATCGAGCAGTGTTATATAGGTACAATTCACTCTTTTTGTGCCCGCATTCTGAGAGAACGTCCCATAGAGGCGGGACTCGATCCTACTTTTAAAGAGCTGGATGAAATTGATAATATCCTGTTTATGGAGCAAGCCTGGGAACAATATCTATCCAATCTAAAGGTGCAGGACTCTGCCCTGTTTCAGAATTTAGCAATGTTGGGGATTCCGATTCTAAATCTTAAGGAAAGCTACAAACAGGTTTGTCAGTATCCTGAAGTACAAATATTGCATGAAAAAGTAGACAATCCTCAACTGGATTCCACCATGAATGAATTATTCTCATTTTGTGAGGAAGCAATACAGTACATACCGGAACAGGGATCCGAAAGGGGATATGATTCAATTCAGCAGGCGATTCTTCAAGTTCAAAAGTTCAAAAGATACCATCCTTATAGTCAGAAAGATTTTTATAAAATTTCTTTGTTAGAGCCATTCTCTAAGAATTTTCATGGGGCAGGAAGCATAATTCTCAATCGCTGGCTCTCCAAAGAAAAAGCAAAAGAGTATCGGGATATTATATTACCAGAGCTAAAGGAAAAATATATTGAACCAGCTATAGAAAGATGGCGGGAATACTGTCATGACCATATCTTTCGTTTTATCAAACCAGCTGTAGAATATTACCACCAGTTTAGAGAAAAGCACTCTATGCTCAACTTTCAGGACCTATTGTTAAGGGCTGCTTTTCTTTTACGCAATAATCCAGAGACACGTCTCTATTTTCAACAAAAATATCGAACTATACTGGTTGATGAGTTTCAGGATACTGATCCCATCCAGGCTGAAATTATCTTTTATTTAACCGGTGAACAGTTGACCGAAATAGAATGGGGAAAATTAGATCCTCGTGCCGGTAGCTTATTTATGGTTGGTGATCCTCAGCAATCAATTTATCATTTTCGCAGAGCTGATATTGCAGTTTATAAAAAGGTTAAAAGATTAATGATAGATAGTAACGGAAAAGTCATCAAACTGAATGCCAATTTTCGTTCCCTTCACTCTATTGGTCGTTATATTAATCCTCTTTTCCAGGATTTATTTAACCGCGAGGAAGATGAATTTCAGGTGAGCTATTCTCCTATGCAAACTATCCGAGAGGATAAAAGGGGATTTCTTTCAGGTGTGCGTCAAATTATTATTACCCGGGAGAAAGATAAAAAGAAGACCATAGAGAATGATGCGCAATCTATTGCTTTGTTGATCAGGGATTGGATAGATAAGAGGCTGACAATGGTGCGAACAGATGAGGAATTGCAGCAGGGGAAACAACCTGAGGTAGATTATCGTGATTTTATGATTTTATTACGTTACAAAAGTGGTATGGAGATATACTCACGAGTACTAAGCGAATATGGTATTCCAGTTACAGTATCGGGATATGCCTCCTTGAATGAATCACAGTGCCTTCGTGAATTATTGAAATTATTACGTTTGTTAAAAGATCCTGAAAATCAGGTATTGTTGGTTGCAGTTTTACGAGGTATTTTTTATGGTTTCTCTGATGAGGAGCTCTATTACTATAAAGAAGCCGGGGGAAAATTTGATTTCTTCTCTGAACTTCCTGGTGAGCCGGAGAATGATTTAAGACAGAAATTTTATGATGTCTTCCAACAATTAAGAAGTTATTATTCCTGGTGTTCAGAATATTTACCGGTAGTGGTGCTGGAGAAAATTATGATTCAATCAGGTTTACTGCCCTATCTCTGCGCTGAAATGAGTGAGAAGGAGCAGGGTAATGAGCTGTTTTTCATCCTGGAATATCTACGTCAATCAGAAATGAGAGATTTTTTTAACTATGCCGGAATGATAGAACAACTGGATAAATTATTGCTGTCGGGAGTAGAAGAAGAGTTTAGCATGAAGGTAGAAGAAAATGCGGTTCGTATAATGAATTTACACAAGGCTAAGGGACTGGAATCACCCATTGTCTTTCTGGCCATTCCTTATAATACTCGTAAACCAGGACCAGAATATCATATTGAACGTCTTTCTGATATTCCTAGAGGGCATTTTTTAGTCAAGAAATACCAATATTTTGGTAAGGGCAAGATAATTGGCCAGCCCCAAAAATGGAAGGAATACTGCCAGATAGAATCTTCCTATCTGGATGCTGAAGAGATCCGCCTGCTTTATGTAGCAGCGACCAGGGCAAAAAATCTGCTGGTAATCAGTAGTTTTGGGACCAATTAT
The sequence above is a segment of the Atribacterota bacterium genome. Coding sequences within it:
- a CDS encoding UvrD-helicase domain-containing protein, with protein sequence MNREQKMILHDQEARNQIFNDFNHNFLVEASAGSGKTSCLVKRMAALVKAGRYSVEQIAAITFTRKAAFELKERFQQEIERELQKINSPAQKSLLFKALINIEQCYIGTIHSFCARILRERPIEAGLDPTFKELDEIDNILFMEQAWEQYLSNLKVQDSALFQNLAMLGIPILNLKESYKQVCQYPEVQILHEKVDNPQLDSTMNELFSFCEEAIQYIPEQGSERGYDSIQQAILQVQKFKRYHPYSQKDFYKISLLEPFSKNFHGAGSIILNRWLSKEKAKEYRDIILPELKEKYIEPAIERWREYCHDHIFRFIKPAVEYYHQFREKHSMLNFQDLLLRAAFLLRNNPETRLYFQQKYRTILVDEFQDTDPIQAEIIFYLTGEQLTEIEWGKLDPRAGSLFMVGDPQQSIYHFRRADIAVYKKVKRLMIDSNGKVIKLNANFRSLHSIGRYINPLFQDLFNREEDEFQVSYSPMQTIREDKRGFLSGVRQIIITREKDKKKTIENDAQSIALLIRDWIDKRLTMVRTDEELQQGKQPEVDYRDFMILLRYKSGMEIYSRVLSEYGIPVTVSGYASLNESQCLRELLKLLRLLKDPENQVLLVAVLRGIFYGFSDEELYYYKEAGGKFDFFSELPGEPENDLRQKFYDVFQQLRSYYSWCSEYLPVVVLEKIMIQSGLLPYLCAEMSEKEQGNELFFILEYLRQSEMRDFFNYAGMIEQLDKLLLSGVEEEFSMKVEENAVRIMNLHKAKGLESPIVFLAIPYNTRKPGPEYHIERLSDIPRGHFLVKKYQYFGKGKIIGQPQKWKEYCQIESSYLDAEEIRLLYVAATRAKNLLVISSFGTNYQDNSQNSWKYLLRENKSEMILKVPEKKGIQPEKRKKSYSLREYETEKKKIEQGKRAITAISYIESTVSRQAEFSEIQSPLIPTVDKGGRKWGNAVHKVLEYVVREQAEDDLLRAYIIYTLEKNNIELYRKDELYDIVQKFINSDLYKRLEKALQRFTELPFNLKIMPEDPLYQELISIEEEKNRIERKPIVLTGTIDLVFREAEGWVMVDYKTDCPVEKRDYAKLRQLYQVQIATYTTIWQKIGKEKVKESLIYFVTE